CACGCGGGATAACTCGTCTCAATCGGTCTTCATCTCCTCGCGCGACGAATACGGTGCGAACCCACTCGGTTCGCTCGCGCGGCGTGGCCGCGCAGGAACAACGCTATGAACTACGACTCTCTCACCTCGTTCGACCGACGCTCCAGAGCCCGCGTCCGCACTCTCGACGGAACGCGACTCGGCGGCGTCGCGGTCACGGCCGGACGCGTGCTGCTCGCACTCGCCGCGATCCTCCTCGCCGTCGCCGCCTTCGGCGCCGCCTCCGTCGCGGCGATACGGCTCCTCGGGGCCGACGTGGCGACGTCGGTTCCGGTCGCGTTCGTCGCCGGTCTCGTCGGGACGCTCGGCGTCCTCGGCGCCTACGCGGCGTACGTGCGCGTCGTCGAGGCCCGCCCCGTGACCGAACTCGGTCGCCGCGGCGCGGTCCGCGAGTTCCTCTCCGGGACCGTCCTCGGCGCCGGCCTGTTCACCGCAGCGGTCGGCGTCGTCTGGGTCGCCGGCGGCTACGAGGTGACCGGGACGAACCCGTGGCTCCTCGCGGTGCCGTTCGTCACGGGCGCGCTGTTCTGGGCGGCGCTCGAAGAACTCGTCTACCGCGCCGTGCTGCTTCGCATCGTCGAGCGCCGCTTCGGCACCTGGGTCGCGCTCGTCGGCTCCTCGCTCGCGTTCGCGGCCTTCCACGTCGTCGCGACGCCGAACGTCACCGTCTGGACGGGACTGACGGTGTTCCTCGCCGGCCTCTGGCTGGGCGGAGCGTACCTCTACACCCGCCGACTCTGGCTCCCCGTCGCGCTCCACGCCGCGTGGAACTTCGCACAGGGCGCCGTGTTCGGCATCGCCGTCTCCGGCGACGAGGGCGGTCAGGGACTGCTCGTCGGAGTCACGTCGGGTCCAACGTGGTTGACCGGCGGCGCCTACGGTCTCGAAGGCTCGGCCGTCGTCGTCGTGGTCGTCCTCCTCGCGGCGGCGGTCGTCCTCCGCGCGGCCCGCCGAGACGGGCGGTTCGTCCCCTCTCGGCGGTCGTGAGCGGCTTTTCATACCGACCGTACCGACCGAAATGCGACCGAACGCGGACCGAGGCGCGGCGCGCGGTCGGTCACTCGGTGTACGGCTTCTCGATGTCCGACTCGCCGCCGAGCCACGCCGTCAGCCGCCGAGTCAGCGCGTCGAACAGCGAGACCAGCGGCGAGATGGCGCGTTCGACGAAGGAGACGGGGCCCGCCACGACGAGCGACCAGCGCTGCGCGTTGCCGAGGCCGTAGGACTTCGGCACGATTTCGCCGAAGACGAGGACGGTGGCGCCGACGAGGAGCGTCGCGGCGGAGACGGCGACGCCCGCGGAGAACTGTTCGACGAGCAGCACCGTCACGATGCTCGAAATCGCCACGTTCACGAGGTTGTTGCCGACGAGGATGGTGACGAGCAGTCGGTGCGGGTCCTCGCGCAGGCGTTTCAGCGTCGTCGCGCGGCGGTCGCCCGTCGCGGCGCGTTCGTTCACCCACGCGGCCGGCAGCGAGAAGATGGCCGTCTCGGAACTGGAGAAGAAGGCGCTGCACAGCAGTAGGACGACCACGGCACCGAACCCGAGGGCGGCGGACGCGAGTTCCATGCCCGGCGGTTCGGGACCGCCGGCCAAAACCGCGGTGGTGTCGGCCGCCCGCGCCGTCTCTTCGGTGTCGGGGAGTGGGGAAGCGAACGAACCCGACGAAATTTAGGCCTCGCCCCTCCGACTCACCAGACACGACTATGAGCCACGAACCATTCCCCACGGAGCACCCGGCGGTGGTGACCTGCGGGTTGCCGTACGCGAACGGCGACCTGCACATCGGCCACCTCCGGACGTACGTCGGCGGCGACGTCTACAGTCGCGCGCTGAAACGACTCGGACAGGAGACGGCGTTCGTCAGCGGGTCCGACATGCACGGCACGCCCGTCGCCGTCAACGCCGAGAAGGAGGGCGTCACGCCCGAGGAGTTCGCGCTCCGCCACCACGAGCAGTACGAGGAGACGTTCCCGAAGTTCGACATCGAGTTCGACAACTACGGGCACACCCACGACGAGACGAACACGGAGTTGACGACGGACCTCGTCCGCACCTTAGAGGAGGAGGGCTACCTCTACGAGAAGGAGATACCCATCGCCTACGACCCCGAGGCCGACCAGTGGCTTCCGGACCGGTACGTCGAGGGCACCTGCCCCTACTGCGGCGCGCACGCCCGCGGCGACGAGTGCGACGAGGGGTGCGGCCGTCACCTCGAACCCGGCGAGATAGAGGACCCCGAGTCGACGCTGACGGGCAACCCCGCCGAGTACCGCGAGCGGAGTCACCGCTTCTTCCGCGTCTCGGAGCTACAGGACTATCTCGTGGAGTTCATCGATAGACTGGAAGGGACCTCGAACGCGCAGAACCAGCCGCGCGAGTGGATCGAGGGCGAACTGCAGGACTGGTGTATCACCCGCGACATGGACTGGGGCATCGACTACCCCGGCGACACCGAAGACGACCTGGTCCTCTACGTCTGGGTGGACGCCCCCATCGAGTACATCGCCTCCACGAAGCAGTACTCAGAGCGGGTCGGACCCGAGACGTTCGACTGGGAGAAGGCGTGGCGCGAGGAGGGCGACATCGTCCACATCATCGGCCGCGACATCATCCAGCACCACACCGTCTTCTGGCCGGCGATGCTGCGCGCGACGGGGTACGTCGAACCCCGCGCCGTGATGGCCTCGGGGTTCATCACGCTGAACGGCAAGGGGTTCTCCACCTCGCGCAACCGCGCCGTCTGGGCCGACGAGTACCTGGACGAGGGCTTCGCCCCGGCGCTCATCCGCTACTACCTCGCCACGAACGGCGGGTTCCAACAGGACGTGGACTTCTCGTGGGAGAAGTTCCGCGACCGGGTGAACAACGAACTCGTCGGCACCGTCGGCAACTTCCTCTACCGGTCGCTGCTGTTCGCGCACCGCGAGTACGAGGGAACGCCCGACGCGGACCTCTCCGAGGAGGTGCGCGACCGCATCGAGGAGGCCATCGACGAGTTCCGCGCGGGCGTGAACGGCTACTCCGTCCGCGAGGTGGGCAACGCCGCCGTCCGACTCGCGCAGTTCGGCAACGAGTACATCCAGCGGAACGAGCCGTGGAAGCTCGACGACGGCGAGGAGAAAGAGCGGGTCATCCGCGACTGCGTGCAGGTGGCGAAGGCCGTCGGCGTCCTCTTCGAACCCATCGCACCGACGAAGGCCGAACGCCTCTGGGCGGACCTGAACGAGAACGGCGACGTGCACGAGGTTGGCGTCGGCGCCGCCCTCGACGCTCCGGCGGCGTCGTTCGGCGAGCCCTCTGAACTGTTCGAGAAGATCGAGGAGGACCGAGTCGAGGAACTCAACGAGAAACTCGAAGCGCGCGTCGCGGAGACGGAAGCGGACGAGGAGGAGGGCGACGCCGACGACTCCGACGACGGCGAGAGCGGGGACGAGTCCGAGGATGGCGAGAGCGGCGACTTCGAACCCCTCGTCGAAGACCGCATCGGCTTCGAGGAGTTCCAGGACCTCGACCTCCGGGTCGCCGAGATACTCGACGCCGAGGGCATCGACGGCGCGGACAAACTGGCGAAACTGACCGTCGACATCGGCGTCGAGGAGCGTCAGATCGTCGCGGGGCTGAAACAGCTTCACGACCTCTCGGAACTGCCCGGCAAGAAGGTGGTCGTCGTGGCCAACCTGGAGAAGGCCGAACTGTTCGGCGTCGAGTCGAACGGGATGGTGCTGGCCGCGGGCGAGGAGGCGGACCTCCTGACCACCCACGGCGACGCGGAACCCGGGACGCGCGTTCGGTAGTCGTCTCCGTCGACCGAGTCGTTAGGGCCGAACCGTCAGGGGGACGACACGCGCACTTCGTCGTCCGTCACCTCGACCACCTGGTCGGCGCTGACCGAGAGCGTCTCGTCGTCCTCTCCGCTGAGGGCGTCCTGCATCTCCGCGGAGACGCCCGTCTCGCCCTTCAGCATCGCCTTGCCGTCCTCTACGCCCGTCACCTTGCCGATGCGCTCGCCGTCGGGGCCGACGACGTGCTTACCGACGATGTCGTCCGTGATGTGCTGCACACGTCCGCCGTCGCCCGCGCGGCGCTAAAGCGTGACGGCGGGCGCCGCGCGGGTCGTTCCCGTCCGCCGGAACCGGGGCGTCACCGCGGCGGCCGGAGCCGGTAGTAGCGCCTGTTGAGGTCGTACATGTACCCCTGCCGCATCGTCCGCAGGACGGCGTACGTGATGAAGCCGAAGACGACGGGCGCGAGGAACGTCAGGTCGAACAGCAGGTCGACGTTGCCGGGGTAG
This Halogeometricum sp. S3BR5-2 DNA region includes the following protein-coding sequences:
- a CDS encoding CPBP family intramembrane glutamic endopeptidase is translated as MNYDSLTSFDRRSRARVRTLDGTRLGGVAVTAGRVLLALAAILLAVAAFGAASVAAIRLLGADVATSVPVAFVAGLVGTLGVLGAYAAYVRVVEARPVTELGRRGAVREFLSGTVLGAGLFTAAVGVVWVAGGYEVTGTNPWLLAVPFVTGALFWAALEELVYRAVLLRIVERRFGTWVALVGSSLAFAAFHVVATPNVTVWTGLTVFLAGLWLGGAYLYTRRLWLPVALHAAWNFAQGAVFGIAVSGDEGGQGLLVGVTSGPTWLTGGAYGLEGSAVVVVVVLLAAAVVLRAARRDGRFVPSRRS
- a CDS encoding DUF21 domain-containing protein is translated as MELASAALGFGAVVVLLLCSAFFSSSETAIFSLPAAWVNERAATGDRRATTLKRLREDPHRLLVTILVGNNLVNVAISSIVTVLLVEQFSAGVAVSAATLLVGATVLVFGEIVPKSYGLGNAQRWSLVVAGPVSFVERAISPLVSLFDALTRRLTAWLGGESDIEKPYTE
- the metG gene encoding methionine--tRNA ligase; the protein is MSHEPFPTEHPAVVTCGLPYANGDLHIGHLRTYVGGDVYSRALKRLGQETAFVSGSDMHGTPVAVNAEKEGVTPEEFALRHHEQYEETFPKFDIEFDNYGHTHDETNTELTTDLVRTLEEEGYLYEKEIPIAYDPEADQWLPDRYVEGTCPYCGAHARGDECDEGCGRHLEPGEIEDPESTLTGNPAEYRERSHRFFRVSELQDYLVEFIDRLEGTSNAQNQPREWIEGELQDWCITRDMDWGIDYPGDTEDDLVLYVWVDAPIEYIASTKQYSERVGPETFDWEKAWREEGDIVHIIGRDIIQHHTVFWPAMLRATGYVEPRAVMASGFITLNGKGFSTSRNRAVWADEYLDEGFAPALIRYYLATNGGFQQDVDFSWEKFRDRVNNELVGTVGNFLYRSLLFAHREYEGTPDADLSEEVRDRIEEAIDEFRAGVNGYSVREVGNAAVRLAQFGNEYIQRNEPWKLDDGEEKERVIRDCVQVAKAVGVLFEPIAPTKAERLWADLNENGDVHEVGVGAALDAPAASFGEPSELFEKIEEDRVEELNEKLEARVAETEADEEEGDADDSDDGESGDESEDGESGDFEPLVEDRIGFEEFQDLDLRVAEILDAEGIDGADKLAKLTVDIGVEERQIVAGLKQLHDLSELPGKKVVVVANLEKAELFGVESNGMVLAAGEEADLLTTHGDAEPGTRVR